Proteins from a single region of Verrucomicrobiales bacterium:
- a CDS encoding ABC transporter permease, with product MRKIRFIARLTLKAASRSRSIMASAGTVLACTCGLPWLIKHNGTAPMFAQVHLTYGLLLLAILLSATALLMACGSLSQDIETGRIQLVAVKPVSRWKIWAGKWVGIMMINAGLLIAGAGALYLLIQWRARQLVPEEQVRLHQNVLIARGSAEEPPVDLEKDVERLFQRRRQQPNVAQLEPDFVRAQIRDEIRAQQETVPAGFRRVWKVPLNGREGLVQSGPTSIRVRFHSARLTEQAPMDTVWIVGDRNHPEHWRGILPLTPGVAHEFPVSARAINPDGTLSIECENRSQSTLLFRLSDPLELLFPEGGFLLNYVRSGIILYCWLGLLTAVGLTASSFLGFPVAILLSLCFLAVAVSSDTYAEVIRDGTVSGVDHETGKSNRDLLDWILVPLSQVLLLIAEPVSQHSPIEPISNGRSIPWTSVGDAFVRLDLISGFLIAAIGCLALHRRDLSKTGGAS from the coding sequence ATGCGAAAGATCCGATTTATCGCCAGGTTAACACTCAAGGCGGCGAGCCGTTCGCGGAGCATCATGGCTTCCGCCGGCACGGTGCTGGCCTGCACCTGCGGCCTGCCGTGGCTGATCAAGCACAACGGGACCGCCCCCATGTTCGCTCAGGTGCATCTCACCTATGGACTGCTGCTGCTGGCCATTCTGCTCAGCGCCACCGCCCTGCTCATGGCCTGCGGAAGCCTGAGCCAGGACATCGAAACCGGCCGTATCCAACTGGTGGCGGTCAAGCCGGTCTCGCGCTGGAAAATCTGGGCCGGCAAATGGGTCGGGATCATGATGATCAATGCCGGACTTCTGATCGCCGGCGCCGGTGCCTTGTATCTCCTCATTCAATGGAGAGCCCGCCAACTCGTGCCTGAAGAGCAGGTCCGATTGCACCAAAACGTGTTGATCGCCCGAGGGTCCGCCGAGGAGCCCCCGGTCGATCTCGAGAAGGATGTGGAACGACTCTTCCAACGGCGCCGCCAGCAACCCAATGTGGCGCAACTCGAACCGGACTTTGTCCGTGCTCAGATTCGCGATGAGATCCGAGCCCAACAAGAGACCGTCCCCGCCGGATTTCGGCGAGTCTGGAAGGTTCCCTTGAATGGCCGAGAAGGCCTGGTGCAATCCGGCCCGACCTCGATCCGGGTTCGATTTCACTCTGCCCGGCTGACGGAGCAGGCACCCATGGACACGGTGTGGATTGTTGGCGATCGAAATCATCCCGAGCACTGGAGGGGCATCCTCCCCCTGACACCCGGGGTCGCCCATGAGTTCCCGGTCTCGGCCAGGGCGATCAACCCGGATGGAACTCTGTCGATCGAGTGTGAGAATCGAAGCCAGAGCACCCTCCTATTCAGGCTCTCTGACCCGCTGGAATTGCTCTTCCCCGAAGGCGGATTCCTGCTCAATTACGTTCGCAGCGGGATCATTCTCTATTGCTGGTTGGGACTGCTGACCGCGGTCGGGCTCACGGCCTCTTCCTTCCTCGGTTTCCCCGTGGCGATTCTGCTCAGCCTGTGCTTTCTCGCGGTCGCGGTGTCCAGCGACACCTATGCCGAGGTGATTCGGGACGGGACGGTGTCGGGCGTCGATCACGAAACCGGAAAATCCAACCGCGACCTGTTAGACTGGATTCTGGTGCCGCTCTCCCAAGTGCTCCTGCTCATCGCCGAACCTGTGTCGCAACATTCCCCCATCGAGCCCATCAGCAATGGTCGCAGCATACCGTGGACGTCGGTAGGCGACGCGTTTGTTCGGCTCGACCTGATCAGCGGATTCCTGATCGCCGCCATCGGCTGTCTGGCTCTGCATCGTCGAGACCTATCCAAAACAGGAGGCGCGTCATGA
- a CDS encoding ATP-binding cassette domain-containing protein, which translates to MPMKPSRNRAEPADETQEIVVAVRGLTKVFNDFWGKEKAVAINGVDFEIRRGEVFGLLGPNGSGKSTTIKILLGLLQPTRGFVEVLGRSPTDVPVKERVGYLPEEAYLYPFLDATETLEFFGNLFSIPTSERVRRTEQLLEMVGLSGAKRRRAGEFSKGMQRRLGLAQALVNDPDLVILDEPTAGLDPTGCREVKDLIRSLAARGKTVILSSHLLADVEDVCNRVVIYYGGRIQAAGVMKELLATPDVLRLTTPALSRELMAEVLSLLRREIQPDRIQVEVPTKNLETYFLEVVQRARESAQETSGASSGNRVADYLAAPNPPAHSRDRILERLSSAPIPASTEPAPALESAPLPAAALQRLENLTQVKEDQVAPTQPESPTSNPSAATNNAQQLNQANTKLSRLLKPSDQPKPGT; encoded by the coding sequence ATGCCCATGAAGCCGTCACGAAACCGTGCAGAACCCGCCGACGAGACTCAGGAGATTGTGGTCGCCGTGCGCGGCCTCACCAAGGTCTTCAATGATTTTTGGGGGAAGGAAAAGGCCGTGGCCATCAACGGTGTGGATTTTGAGATCCGCCGGGGGGAGGTCTTCGGCCTCCTCGGACCGAACGGATCCGGAAAATCGACGACCATCAAGATTCTGCTGGGACTGCTACAGCCCACTCGAGGATTCGTGGAAGTGCTGGGCCGCTCCCCCACCGATGTCCCCGTCAAGGAGCGCGTTGGCTATCTGCCCGAGGAGGCCTATTTGTATCCCTTTTTGGACGCGACCGAAACGCTCGAGTTCTTCGGCAATCTCTTCTCAATCCCCACGTCGGAACGGGTGCGCCGAACCGAGCAACTGCTCGAGATGGTCGGACTCAGTGGAGCCAAACGCCGCCGGGCAGGCGAATTCTCGAAAGGCATGCAGCGTCGGCTGGGGTTGGCTCAGGCGCTGGTGAACGACCCGGATCTAGTGATTCTCGACGAACCGACCGCCGGACTTGATCCCACCGGATGCCGGGAGGTCAAGGACCTGATCCGTTCCCTGGCTGCGCGCGGGAAGACCGTGATCCTGAGCAGCCATCTGCTGGCCGACGTCGAGGATGTGTGCAACCGAGTGGTCATCTACTATGGCGGGAGGATCCAAGCCGCGGGAGTGATGAAGGAACTCCTAGCCACACCGGATGTGCTTCGCCTGACCACTCCTGCTCTCTCACGCGAACTCATGGCGGAGGTGCTGAGCCTCCTGCGCCGGGAGATCCAGCCGGATCGAATCCAGGTGGAGGTGCCCACCAAGAACTTGGAGACCTACTTTCTGGAGGTCGTGCAGCGAGCCCGAGAATCGGCTCAAGAGACATCGGGTGCTTCCAGCGGCAACCGGGTCGCGGACTATCTCGCGGCACCTAACCCGCCAGCCCACTCACGAGACCGCATTCTTGAGCGGCTGTCGTCAGCTCCAATCCCGGCATCCACCGAACCCGCTCCCGCCCTGGAATCCGCCCCGTTGCCGGCGGCAGCGCTCCAGCGGCTGGAGAATCTGACGCAGGTCAAGGAGGACCAGGTAGCCCCGACACAGCCGGAGTCGCCCACGTCCAACCCTTCCGCAGCGACGAACAACGCTCAGCAGCTCAACCAGGCCAACACGAAGCTGTCTCGACTGCTCAAACCATCGGACCAGCCCAAACCGGGAACGTGA
- a CDS encoding cation-translocating P-type ATPase, translated as MQVTSLTSRTQDCAAPAEAPSPGESSLRLQQTLVGMVFILNAALAETFFTQGALVAGLSGAIGAILLGGPIVWTSIKDLRRGQVSINELVSLAVIASFATGDYKTAGIVSFFMLIGEIIETRTAAGARASIESLIKLTPTRARRLGPAGEEEIATSDLKIGDQIRVRPGDNIAADGRVVKGSGSVNQASITGESLPVDKKVDDEVFAGTTNLNGVLEIEVTRAGEDTTLGKVRDLILSAEQTKLPIMRLMDQYMGYYTPLVLTLGALVWMFTRDLNRVISVLVVSCPCAFILATPSAMVAALSAAARLGILVKNIGDLELAARLSAFVFDKTGTLTTGCLEVSRLMPKAGVSPAELLQLAASAERYSNHPTAKAVLRLANETEIPLLEPQEFSEVAGRGIEAVVGTAKVLVGRASWLAERQVQGELANSVDVQEAEGFSLIFVSRNGESIGWIGLRDQTRPEATEALAELRAAGIQRIAMVTGDRRPVAERVGKEIRCEEISADCLPQNKVEFVRSVKAQGYRVAVIGDGVNDAPALASGDIGIAMGAAGSEVAIHSATIALMNNDLRRIPFLVRLSRSTLSVINQNFLIGMVFILGGLIMAAVGYLNPIVAAILHNAGSLLVVFNSARLVRHGEEMQAHGAPPNASSDVPPTSTVAAVPMPN; from the coding sequence ATGCAAGTCACATCGTTGACAAGTCGCACTCAGGACTGCGCAGCTCCAGCCGAGGCCCCTTCCCCGGGAGAGTCCTCCCTGCGACTCCAGCAGACGCTCGTGGGGATGGTCTTCATTCTGAACGCGGCGCTCGCTGAAACGTTCTTCACCCAAGGCGCGCTGGTCGCCGGTCTCAGCGGAGCCATCGGGGCGATTCTCCTGGGTGGCCCCATCGTTTGGACTTCCATCAAGGACCTGCGCCGCGGGCAGGTGAGCATCAACGAATTGGTCAGTCTGGCGGTCATTGCCTCCTTCGCCACCGGCGACTACAAGACCGCCGGCATCGTGTCGTTCTTCATGCTCATCGGAGAGATCATCGAGACCCGGACCGCCGCAGGGGCTCGCGCCTCGATCGAATCCCTCATAAAGCTGACGCCCACGCGGGCACGGCGACTCGGCCCCGCAGGCGAGGAAGAAATCGCGACGAGCGACCTCAAAATCGGGGATCAAATCCGGGTTCGCCCCGGCGACAACATCGCTGCCGATGGCCGAGTGGTCAAAGGAAGCGGCTCGGTCAACCAGGCCAGTATCACGGGTGAATCGCTGCCGGTGGACAAGAAGGTCGACGACGAGGTCTTCGCCGGCACCACCAACCTCAACGGCGTGCTCGAGATTGAGGTCACTCGCGCCGGCGAGGACACCACGCTGGGAAAGGTCCGCGACCTGATCTTGTCCGCGGAGCAGACCAAGCTCCCGATCATGCGGCTCATGGACCAATACATGGGCTACTACACTCCCCTGGTTCTTACCCTGGGAGCCTTGGTCTGGATGTTCACTCGCGACCTCAACCGCGTGATCTCAGTCCTCGTCGTCTCCTGTCCCTGCGCCTTTATCCTCGCCACCCCCAGCGCGATGGTTGCGGCCCTGTCGGCGGCAGCCCGCCTCGGCATCCTGGTGAAGAACATCGGGGATCTCGAATTGGCGGCACGGCTCAGCGCCTTTGTTTTCGACAAAACCGGAACCCTGACAACCGGGTGTCTCGAAGTCAGCCGCCTCATGCCCAAAGCGGGGGTCAGCCCCGCCGAACTCCTCCAACTCGCCGCTTCGGCAGAACGCTACAGCAACCATCCGACGGCGAAGGCCGTGTTGCGGCTCGCCAACGAAACCGAAATCCCCCTGCTGGAGCCGCAGGAATTCTCCGAGGTCGCAGGACGCGGCATCGAGGCGGTTGTGGGAACCGCCAAGGTTCTGGTGGGCCGGGCCTCCTGGCTGGCGGAGCGGCAGGTCCAAGGAGAACTCGCCAACTCGGTGGACGTCCAGGAAGCCGAAGGCTTCAGCCTCATCTTCGTCAGTCGGAACGGGGAGAGCATCGGGTGGATCGGCCTTCGCGATCAGACTCGTCCCGAGGCGACGGAGGCACTTGCCGAATTGAGGGCCGCCGGAATCCAACGCATCGCCATGGTCACCGGTGACCGTCGACCGGTGGCGGAACGCGTGGGTAAAGAGATCCGCTGCGAGGAAATCTCCGCCGACTGCCTGCCACAGAACAAGGTGGAGTTCGTTCGCTCCGTCAAGGCCCAGGGATATCGGGTGGCGGTCATCGGGGACGGGGTGAATGATGCGCCTGCCTTGGCATCCGGGGACATCGGCATAGCCATGGGCGCCGCCGGAAGCGAGGTTGCCATCCACAGCGCCACCATCGCGCTCATGAATAACGATCTACGAAGGATCCCCTTTCTGGTCCGGTTGTCGCGGAGCACACTCTCGGTGATCAACCAGAATTTCCTCATCGGAATGGTCTTCATCCTGGGCGGATTGATCATGGCGGCCGTCGGCTATCTGAATCCCATCGTCGCCGCAATCCTTCACAATGCGGGCTCCCTGCTCGTCGTCTTCAACAGCGCCCGCTTGGTGCGGCACGGAGAGGAGATGCAGGCCCATGGGGCGCCACCGAACGCATCAAGCGACGTTCCGCCCACCTCCACCGTCGCCGCGGTTCCAATGCCTAACTAA
- a CDS encoding protease modulator HflK has protein sequence MNQSPSSPPRPGAPQGPKPDPARPLEQELGSQALNEALKSGFRVIHWLMILVLISALFSGIVTIQPNEVAVILRFGKAVETRGDRLLQPGLHFAFPYPIDEIVRIPVGLSQTVQSTIGWYATTPELEAKNQEPPARDALTPGADGYLITSDGNILHCRATLKYRITDPVRHAFRFREMKSILQNALNNALLHGASEFTADAALYRRKIEFKEAVIEHLSERIRSQELGITLDPLDIQVAAPLSVRPAFEAVLAAEQERSQRINEAQADAGQTILKSAGESNAVHSASLAASNQMVLAVAAEAQFFSAQRHHFEANPKLVSQRLITETLERVFTNAQDKFILPAGHPGVARELRLQLNREPVRLTTKEPQL, from the coding sequence GACCCAAGCCCGATCCTGCGCGGCCGCTGGAGCAGGAGCTCGGCTCCCAAGCGCTGAATGAAGCGCTCAAGAGCGGCTTCCGGGTCATTCACTGGCTCATGATCCTCGTTCTGATCAGCGCCCTGTTCTCAGGGATCGTCACAATCCAGCCCAATGAGGTGGCGGTCATCCTGCGCTTTGGGAAGGCCGTTGAGACGCGCGGCGACCGGCTTCTGCAACCCGGGTTGCACTTCGCTTTCCCCTACCCCATCGACGAAATTGTTCGCATTCCGGTGGGACTCAGCCAAACGGTTCAGTCCACCATCGGCTGGTACGCCACTACGCCGGAGCTGGAGGCCAAGAATCAGGAACCGCCAGCTCGCGACGCCCTGACACCGGGAGCGGACGGTTACCTCATCACCTCCGATGGCAACATCCTTCACTGTCGGGCAACCCTGAAGTACCGCATCACCGATCCCGTCCGGCACGCGTTCCGATTCCGGGAAATGAAGTCGATCCTGCAAAACGCTCTCAATAACGCTCTCCTTCATGGAGCCAGTGAGTTCACGGCCGATGCCGCACTCTACCGCCGCAAGATCGAGTTTAAGGAGGCGGTGATCGAACATCTCTCGGAACGAATCCGCAGCCAGGAACTGGGCATCACTCTCGATCCTCTGGATATTCAGGTCGCGGCCCCGCTCAGCGTCCGCCCCGCATTCGAAGCGGTGCTTGCCGCCGAGCAGGAGCGGAGCCAACGAATCAACGAGGCGCAGGCCGATGCGGGCCAGACCATCCTGAAATCCGCGGGGGAATCGAACGCCGTCCATAGCGCCAGCCTGGCGGCCAGCAATCAAATGGTGCTCGCCGTCGCGGCCGAGGCTCAGTTCTTCAGCGCCCAGCGGCATCACTTCGAAGCCAATCCGAAACTGGTCAGTCAACGGCTGATCACGGAGACCCTGGAGCGGGTCTTCACCAATGCGCAGGACAAATTCATTCTCCCGGCGGGACACCCGGGGGTTGCCCGCGAGCTTCGCCTTCAGCTGAACCGCGAACCGGTGCGACTGACGACCAAGGAACCACAGCTTTGA